Below is a genomic region from Dioscorea cayenensis subsp. rotundata cultivar TDr96_F1 chromosome 14, TDr96_F1_v2_PseudoChromosome.rev07_lg8_w22 25.fasta, whole genome shotgun sequence.
GGTGCATATCTGCAACTGGCTTCACTTCTCCCACAGTAACACCAGTTATCTGAAAatcaaaagacaaataaaattaaaaaacatagtaCCAAAGAACAGCCATTGATATCTGTgctttaagtttttgttttatcaggagtttttgtattgttttgtttattcACTGATGTGAAGAAATGCAATGATATTTTATCAAGTGATAGGACATCAAAAAGGCTACATAcaagaaacacaaataaaaacaaaaaacaatattttttcataCCTCTCTAGGCATTAGAGTCTTGGGAATCACACTGAATGGATGGATAAAAGATTTGGTTAATAGGATCAGAAGATTTTCATTAAATGAATGAACTTTAAAtaatcatttcttcttcttcttcttcaaatttttcagaaaaaaaaaataaacaagaaaaacataccCAAGAACATGCCTTCCTCCATCAAACACAGCTTGAGAAATCAAACCCATTAATCCAACACTTCCACCTCCATACACTAAATCAATGTTCTTGACCACCTACAAACCCAACATTTGCCAAAACCATTTCAAACAGCTTCATTTACTCACTTATTTTCAGAACAAGAACAGAGAAGAAACAaagaacaatgaaaaaaaaaaagaaaacaaataaacaagaagaaagaagaaagcaaaCAAACCAGTTGTTTAGCAAGATCAATGGCAGCATCTTGGTAGCTTCTCTTCTTCCCTTGACTACTACCACAAAACACACAAATCCTCTTGAACTTTGACACACTCATTCCCTCCTCTTTCTCCATTTTCTTTCACACCTTCTCTTGTCCCACTTTGTATTGGCAGCCACTTTTCACTTCAaagagtatatatgtatataaaaagttctttctcttttttcctttcctttttcttttcttttttattattttctctctCACACGTGCACCATCACACCATcaacaacaccaacaccaacaccaacaccaacacaatatatatatatatatatatatatatataaacacaaaataataataataagaataataataagaataagaaaaggaaCAGAACTCTaagtcaagaagaagaacaagtagTAGTTGGAAGAGTATACATGTTCAAAGATAATGATAACTCTTTTGCAGTCAAATTGctattttcatttcaaaattcttttttgttatttggGAATTGTGCTCTTGCAAGCATGCTCTCCCTCAACTGATTGCCATctccattaaaataaataaataaataaataaataaatagagagaaaaaaaacaagcataTAGTACTGACACAAGAGTACAGATAGCCCACTTCTCACTCTTTTGTCTTTGTAGTAGCATATATACTGTGTAGTAATTAAACCAcacagttaaaaaaattaataataataaaaaaaaatgtcattccCTAGATTGTAGGAAAGaacttatataataaataaataataataattaaataaaaaaagaaaagaaaagagaaggccTAACATGATCCCCAGAAGAAGGTATGGTTTATAGACTTTATTTTATCTTGTCCTCATGTTGGTTGATtgcagagaaaaagaaagaagcaaaaaataaaGGAAGTGATTTTGGCCTCAGGTGTCCACATGAACTTTATTCAATAAACAGAGAGATTAATTTTGGAATACAAGAGGGATGCAAGAATCGACAAGtggcatgattttttttttaaaaaaaaataaataataaataaataaataataaaattatatatatatatatatatatgagaaggTCTACAAGGATTCCATATtgtgagagagagaaaaaggaaaaaaaagaatgggCTCATATGAAGGGCAGAGATTGTCACCATCTCAATCATAGGCCAAGCAACAAAGCAGAAAAGCAGGATACCATCATTTGGTGCAAAGACtgtcttctctttgttttcattttcaattttcaattttcaattatttatttattttatttttaattatgtgaaTTGTGGAGGATCCAAAGACAACAAGAAGCAAGGAATGGGAGTCAACATGGCTTGGATTGGATAAGGTTCACTATGACTGATGGAGCTTGCATTCATTCAGCCAATGTTCCCCatttctttttcctctcttccATTCTCATGTCCTATTTGGTGGGGTCTTAAAACCAATTTTTGAATGGATCTAGTCCAATGTTGTACCATATTATCACACATTATTAATATTAGATTTGTGTTCTATGACTATGTTTTTAGTgtgtttgatttaaatatatcttttttttatttatttttagtatgtgtTGGATAACATTGCACTTTAAACTTGGATCTTCTTGCTTGGGTCATTATGTGAAATATTTGATTAGAAtagaaaaaatcttatttttaattacatttaataTCAGTAAGAATAAAGCTTATGAACTCTCACAACACTATCAAGTGAAGtcttgaatttttcaaattttatgcaAATAATTATGAGAAAATGTAACAAATTTTATCGCCCAGTACTACTATTTATTCTCAGTCTGTCACCCTGAATAAATAATCCATCATAAGATTATTTCTTTTGTACGACTGACTTTTGTATTCTCCTTTTGGTTTAGCAATTATTTATCCACCTTTAGCGGATCttgcatctattttttttttgttattgtgtCTCACTTTATTTcgattttaattttacttttgtaCTAGGTACTTTGCCTCTACTTTTTATAGTTGTCtattctttttcaatcaaattgtggtttattcattttgataataaataaataaataaataaataatttgaagagAAGCTTGATATTGAATGTATCATGACTACACATGACAGAGTCTTACAATAAACCAGAGCAGTGGAACTTACTTGTTGTTCATGTTATCATACAAGACAATGTATTCAAGATTGATtaagaaatattaattatgaatTCAAATGTCTTCATCTACACTGAAGTCTGGTTCTGTTGGCTTCTTCAATGGTTTGACCATGCCAACAACAACATCTTCAGCTGTTGTTCCTCTCCTTGAGCTTGCCACAAGTCTTGCAACAAAGGCTTCTGGTCCTGGATTTGGTACATTAGTCTCTGACTCTGTTACCTCAAACTCCATTAATTCAATGATTCCTTCTGCCTCACTAAGCTCTTTTAATGATCTCCTTCTCTTGTGTCTCCTCCATGCTGCTTGAATAAAACATGCTGCCCATGTTCGCCAATGGTGCGAGTAAAATCTGAATGAAAAAGAGaatgataaacaaaacaattttGTTTCGTCTAAAGATCATGTGGTTATATGTATGACTAATGACTTGAACCTGAATTTTTGTCTTAGTTGTTTGCTATGAAGACGGCGGAATTGTGAAGCAACAAACTTGAGATCACTCGATACAAGAGCGAAAGCCTCGACCTCGGAGATTGCACGGACAGTTCTagtggaagaaggaagacaagcggAAGGTCGAGGATCAAGAGCCCATGTTAATAACTCCTCGCCGCAAAAGTCCCCGGGACCAATGCGGCAAGAGTTGAAGAAACCAGTTCGGCCGCCGTCGGTTGTGGTGGAGTCTAAGTGGCCTCTGATTATGAATATCATCTCGTTCACTGGGTCGAGCTCTCGCACTACATATGTGCCGTCTGTGTATAATGCCGGTCTCAACCGCTCGCATATTGCTTCGAGCATTCTCTCATCCATTTGGTCAAATAACGGCACCTAAAATTCAAtccaaaaacttaaatttaatcATTGAGTTGGGAGAGAAATGAAATACCGACTCTTTTATTGTAGTGATGGTAATAactgatatttatttcaatactTACCCGACGCACAAGGTCAAGACAAAGATGACGTTTGATATCTCGCCGGAGATCCATTGGAAGGCTGTTGAGGAGTGCTTCTTCATCAACTCCTCGAGTAGCTAACCATCGGTATTGCTCGTATCTGCGAACATACTGCCGGAGATCAGGTGGTAGCTGCCGATGCCTCATCCACTGCTCAGTGTCTGTTTTCTTGATCCTCCATTCTTCTATTCTTACTGTGGTAGATTGCAAATATGACTGTTTTCATGATCAAACTCAGTAAAAAGTATaatcaaaaaaatcaagaaaagaaaaggaaaaaaatgatcaaCAGCAAATGCATGCACTTACTTGCATGTTACCAATGAGAAGTCCAAATAGCACTAGGCCAAGAATTGCAATAATTATTGCAAAGATAATCTCATCAATGTGAGTACTAGTTGATAGATTCTGTCCCAAAGAACTGTAACAATTTCAGTTTGattagtcatatatatatatatatatatgacataataataacataaaagaaactctttgtttgtttgtttgtttattttcacCTTAGATTCTTCAAACCCCACCATAAGCAATAAAAGTACTTGTGAAAGAAGCTCAAGGATGTAATTCTAGAGCTGAGAGCTTCACCATAAATTCCAAAATCATAGAAAGAACTGTTTGGACTGCACATATCCGACAAATTACTCGATTGGTACCATGTATTTCGTGTATCGCTTATACTCTGACAATCGAAATAATCAAACTGACATAATGAGCTTTGAAGTTGGCATGCTTCTCTCCAACACCCTTCTTTTCTATCAATTCCTAGCAAATACCAACAAGCTCCAAGAACCTATTCATATCTTTTATGAATTAACTGAtgaaacatataaaatacattgaaattttgtttttgaaacaCTTACATGACTTGCAAGCATGTAAAGTATCAGGTTGTATACTGCTCCTGCCCATGCAGTTTCAAGCAAAACTCCGGTGCTCTTCACAATTTGTGATGAAAGtggaaagattaaaaaaagtttcGGGATGTATTGCACAATTATGATTAACTGAATAATGTTCTTCGTGTTTCTTATCATCGAACCTTTCAAACCCGGAATCACAAACCAAATCATGAactgaaatcaaagaaaaaaaactcatattgtctttatatatgtatatatatatatatatatatatataatatggtaTCAGAGGATTCAGAGCTATTATTTTTTCAAGATATATGTTACCTGAGGGAGTGGTAATGCGGCGAAGAGATCAAGCCAGAAGGACTTGGAATTGATATATCGACAAGCGATCTTGGAAGGGTCAATGATGAGCTCTCCTCGACCAAAAACACGGGATGACGGAGCGACATAGGCGGTTCGgaatttgatgaagatgtgCATTGCATAGAAAACATCTGCTAAAGACCTTATGATAGTGAGTACCACCTCAAGTGGAGTATCAATATTTATGCAATCAGAGCTCTGAGTTTCGGTCAAGTAGAAGAATAAAGGATCGACAAAGAGCGAAACGATGCATGCGAGGAGGAATATTTTGTTCCATCTATGAATTATTGATCCCCGGGGGTCTAATATCTTCTTCTTTAGCTTTGCCGACGAGTAATCCTCTGAGAAGACTCTTGATAACATCTTATGTTTCAAGCTCTGCTGTTGTTTCTCAGGGTGCACCTTGTTAGATTTCGACAAAGTGAACATTGTTCTTGGTTTGGATTCAATATCATCTTCAAATCTGAaggaaaaacaataagaaatcaATGAATTATAGAATTTGAACATCAAAGAAATTAAGGAATGGAGAATCACTAACCTCATTGATCTTGAATTGGAATAAGCAGCCATGTTGATAAATTCAGAGGCTTCTCAACCATTAAAACTCAAAGCATGCACTTGCATAACTTATTGTTGCTGTTGTTCATCAAGTATCTTGTGATATAAATTTAATGGAATGGTACCTCATGTCACTACaccgatttttatttttagaggcACATTGGTAGaagggttttttaaaaaaacacctCTATAACTAtgcatttaattttctttataaatctataGAGGGGGTTTTGTAAACCccctctaatttttaattaataaaaacatagtcaCTTGCAAACTTAACTCTCCATTAATgataattagtaattttttagACTAACTAATGTCTGGTCTTTACTCTCTCACACAAATGTCTTCTCATTTCTCACCAAAACCTAAATCCAACGAACCAAAATTCCCCAAAAACCCACCAGAACCAAACCCATGCTTCTTCTCCGCATCTCTCCTCGATCCATCCTTATGCCTCCCCGGCGCCGCCTCCTCTCTTCCTCCAGCCACCGCCCCCATCCTCCTctgatgaagacgaagacgatcCCCACCTCTCCTCCCGTCACCGTCGATCCCTCCTCTCCAATGACGACCAAATCTTCTCCATCCTCCAACAAGACAGTCTCGGCATCGACTCCCAGACCGCCCTCAACAATCTCTGGCAAAATCTCACCGCCGCCCTCGTCCATGTCGTCCTCCGCCTCATCCACTCCTCCATGACCACCACCAACAAATCCTGATCCGCCAAACTTGCCTTCAAATTCTTCACCTGGGCTTCCGATCAACCCCACTACTCCTACCCCACCCACATCTACAATCTCACCATCAAGATCTTCGCCGACGCCGGCGAGCTCAAGAACATCCTCTCCAATAAAGTGTAACGTAATGAGAGagtctgtgtgtgtgtgattgtatttttaaacatcaccatcatcaccataATCATCTAGGGTTTCTCCAGCGTCTCTAGCATCTTAGAAGATGGCGTCCAAAATGCTCTCAGATTCCGCCATTGATGAAATGCAGCAACGCAAAGGAGAACATTGAGGTCTCTGCTTCACCGCTGATGCCACCTTCATGTCTGTGTCCGCTTCGAGGATCATTGAGGTCTCTACCAAGCGTGTCACCATCGACGCCGCCTTCATCTCCATCTCCGATTCGAGATCATTGAGGGTCTCTGCCAGGAACTCAATGTTTCATCTCAAGTTAATCAACTCTTACTACCAGGTTCaacgaaaaatcaatgatggTTTCAATTTAGGGTTCTAATTTCAATTGATCTGTGATGATTTTCTTCATTGTGTTGTAGCTATTGAAGGTCTTACACTACAACGTGTCAGTGTTATTCTCAAAGGCTCTGACCAACATCAGGCCACAAATTTGTTCGAGGTTTCGACGTGTCAATGACGATCACCGGAATCCAACTAAAAACCATGTCAGTTCATCCTAGAAAGACCATCCAGGTTCATCtctttctctgtttctttgattttgtcCCTAATTTTAGTGTGGTTTTAAATTTGTTGTTGAAtgtggttttgaaattttttttttttgttaatcttCTTTGTCTTAGGTTTTATGATTTTCTGActgtttttatttagatttttatttgctGAAGATGCAGAGGtctattagattttgatttctgTTAATTTTTATGCTAACGAGGTAATGTTTCATTTGTTGATAGTTTCACATCCTTCTTAGCTCTTATTTGTTTAAATCTTAGAACTTATAACTTCTTGTTGGGACATTCAGAAGATGTGCTTGCCATTTCTAATGCTCTtagcctaattttttttatattttgttattgaaTATATTGGATGTTTTATTCGTTGATTGTTACACATTCTTCGCAGCTTGTTTAACTCCTACTTGGGTCGTATCATGCATGATATCAAAAAATAGCTGTGCCCCAATGCCTCTTCCAGTGGCTGTTCTATTAGTCTTATATCAAATTATGTTCTTTAACCACTTGGTACCAAGTTGCATTCCTTAACAATTAGGAGtagcaaataatatatatgattatcaCTTGGGCTAGTTGATTGTATTGCGAGTAGTAAACATACTATTTCAAATCGATGTTACGAGTTCTGTGGTGCTTAGGGCTTTCATTGCATGCTTGTATACACGAAAATGCTTTTTTGAggttacttgttttctttttctttttttttattatccctTGTATAAAGGTCTTCATTGCTTGTAGGCTAGGTAGCTATCTGCTTGGCTCTTAAAAATTTGTTTCCAAAATGTATTTAGTTTAACATATCAACAAATGCTGGCAAATTGCTCATACTATGAGAAGAATACCTATTACTCATTAGAAATCttcttaattaaaaatcataagaaaAGGACTTAACCAACTAAGACTTGTTTTACATTTTAGAatacataaaaagaaagaaaagaactgCTTTAAGTTAAATCACCTATGTGCACAATATGTTAGACACAAGTAGCATAACTTGTTTCTCCATCACTTTGgtcaatgttttcaaaataatgaaaatcgATCAGAAAAAATGAACTTTAGAGAAGGTTAGCTTAACTTAAACCTTATGCCTTGTTAGTTTTTAAGATGTGCCATCATCCTGAGagtaatattttctaattttcctGGTTGAGCtgcaacatcaatttattgatttatgggttttttttaatacatgacTGCAAATGGATTGAGGCACCCATCAAATATATCTCTTTTGCGGGGGAATCATGAAAGTAGGCAATTAACATAGGTACATTGTTATCCTAAAGTACAACTTTGTGAAACATTTATTCTCCATGTTGCATTTGTAATGTTTGTCAGGTTACCATATTTATCTTACCATTGACATCATGTGTAGGAACCAAAAGATTTAACATTATTCTTTTATTGCACTTTttttactcgagttgttttgaAAAGACAAACCGTTTAAGTGTAGCTCATGATCAcagttaaaattatttaatcctATTC
It encodes:
- the LOC120275437 gene encoding protein CNGC15b; the protein is MAAYSNSRSMRFEDDIESKPRTMFTLSKSNKVHPEKQQQSLKHKMLSRVFSEDYSSAKLKKKILDPRGSIIHRWNKIFLLACIVSLFVDPLFFYLTETQSSDCINIDTPLEVVLTIIRSLADVFYAMHIFIKFRTAYVAPSSRVFGRGELIIDPSKIACRYINSKSFWLDLFAALPLPQFMIWFVIPGLKGSMIRNTKNIIQLIIIVQYIPKLFLIFPLSSQIVKSTGVLLETAWAGAVYNLILYMLASHVLGACWYLLGIDRKEGCWREACQLQSSLCQFDYFDCQSISDTRNTWYQSSNLSDMCSPNSSFYDFGIYGEALSSRITSLSFFHKYFYCLWWGLKNLSSLGQNLSTSTHIDEIIFAIIIAILGLVLFGLLIGNMQSYLQSTTVRIEEWRIKKTDTEQWMRHRQLPPDLRQYVRRYEQYRWLATRGVDEEALLNSLPMDLRRDIKRHLCLDLVRRVPLFDQMDERMLEAICERLRPALYTDGTYVVRELDPVNEMIFIIRGHLDSTTTDGGRTGFFNSCRIGPGDFCGEELLTWALDPRPSACLPSSTRTVRAISEVEAFALVSSDLKFVASQFRRLHSKQLRQKFRFYSHHWRTWAACFIQAAWRRHKRRRSLKELSEAEGIIELMEFEVTESETNVPNPGPEAFVARLVASSRRGTTAEDVVVGMVKPLKKPTEPDFSVDEDI